In Tenrec ecaudatus isolate mTenEca1 chromosome 4, mTenEca1.hap1, whole genome shotgun sequence, a single window of DNA contains:
- the LOC142444959 gene encoding small integral membrane protein 30-like — protein MPSVSTQWVFVLVSLLPLVEAGMTVLLLGVILSVTSIYTCLGVYA, from the coding sequence ATGCCCTCAGTTTCCACACAGTGGGTGTTCGTCCTGGTTTCACTGCTGCCTTTGGTGGAAGCAGGTATGACTGTTCTCTTGTTGGGAGTAATTCTCAGTGTTACAAGCATCTATACTTGTCTAGGGGTATATGCATGA